In Synechococcus sp. PCC 6312, one genomic interval encodes:
- a CDS encoding energy-coupling factor ABC transporter permease, which translates to MNISRWLSLGMIAGLSFYLVIASPAPAYAMHIMEGFLPLRWAVFWWIVFLPCFWLGFRSLNRIVKEQPELKLLLALAGAFTFVLSALKLPSVTGSSSHPTGTGLGTILFGPWVMSVLGALVLLFQALLLAHGGLTTLGANAVSMAVIGPLVAYGVYWLILKTTHKQKVAIFLAAALADLATYGVTSLQLALAFPAPVGGVLASFLKFGGIFMITQVPLALSEGLLTVLVWNWLQAYSPEELKLLKHLPAALKET; encoded by the coding sequence ATGAATATTTCCCGCTGGTTAAGCCTGGGGATGATAGCTGGGCTAAGTTTTTATCTTGTTATCGCCTCTCCCGCTCCTGCCTATGCCATGCACATTATGGAAGGCTTCTTACCTCTCAGGTGGGCAGTTTTTTGGTGGATTGTTTTTCTACCTTGTTTTTGGTTAGGCTTCCGATCTCTCAACCGTATTGTTAAGGAACAGCCGGAATTAAAGCTCCTTTTGGCTTTGGCTGGGGCGTTTACTTTTGTCTTGTCAGCCCTAAAACTTCCCTCGGTCACAGGCAGTAGCTCTCATCCAACTGGGACGGGCCTGGGGACAATTTTATTTGGCCCTTGGGTGATGAGTGTTTTGGGCGCGCTGGTTTTATTGTTCCAGGCCCTCCTTTTAGCCCATGGTGGCTTAACGACTTTAGGAGCCAATGCGGTTTCGATGGCTGTGATCGGCCCATTGGTTGCCTATGGAGTTTATTGGCTGATTCTCAAAACAACCCATAAGCAGAAAGTGGCGATTTTCTTAGCCGCAGCCCTGGCAGATCTGGCAACCTATGGAGTCACGTCTTTGCAATTAGCCCTGGCATTTCCGGCCCCAGTGGGCGGGGTTTTAGCCTCATTTCTGAAGTTCGGTGGCATTTTTATGATTACCCAAGTCCCCTTGGCCTTGAGTGAAGGATTACTCACTGTTTTAGTCTGGAATTGGCTCCAGGCCTACTCACCGGAAGAACTCAAATTATTAAAACATTTACCCGCAGCCCTAAAAGAAACCTAA
- a CDS encoding energy-coupling factor ABC transporter substrate-binding protein, producing MLKSRSLRLNLGLTAGVLILIAVPLAMLREAEFSGADNQAQDAITALHPNYKPWTQPIFKPASSVESLLFAAQAAFGAGMIGYVMGWYRGRQEARTDASPSPMKNRNPN from the coding sequence ATGCTTAAATCCCGTTCATTGCGCCTCAATCTTGGCTTAACTGCTGGAGTCTTAATCCTGATTGCTGTTCCCTTAGCCATGCTTCGAGAAGCTGAATTTTCCGGTGCAGATAACCAGGCCCAGGATGCGATTACCGCCCTTCACCCCAACTACAAACCCTGGACACAGCCAATTTTTAAACCTGCCAGTAGTGTTGAATCTCTGTTATTTGCTGCCCAGGCCGCTTTCGGAGCCGGAATGATTGGCTATGTCATGGGTTGGTATCGTGGCCGTCAGGAAGCTAGAACCGATGCCTCCCCATCCCCGATGAAAAATCGAAATCCGAATTGA